A genomic region of Drosophila kikkawai strain 14028-0561.14 chromosome X, DkikHiC1v2, whole genome shotgun sequence contains the following coding sequences:
- the LOC108083457 gene encoding rho guanine nucleotide exchange factor 10 isoform X2: MIMRRASACTMASTGGPGGGGSQREDATTPGESPGGRLSRWFSIRRGSSHQYDVGGRDGRHSTASSFDTPDSGSSGGKGGGPLGGGEGGRGGAGTTEAALDAASAQKLANFGASKMMPGVPEYEDDGVSTADGNRFNMDLMLTPASRANGTARTTQNRLIVPMLPPAPAGLSQQQLKRRHIVAAIVHSENSYVATLQRLVNDYKKPLEECSPPVLNPVKIATLFHCLPDILHSHKLFRISLAECVRNWDRDEKIGDCFVGAFGKPQLLEIYSGFINNFSAAMELAKMEEKRKSALADFFKVKQISAHDRLSFFGLMVKPVQRFPQFILFLQDLLKYTPQGHHDRMSLQLALSQLELLAELLNESKREAEQYQAFKEMLGHISGTFNARSLSLSSVSVSDSSGGGHARPRYLLREDNVTHMEFNQAGFMVKCKQRRLLLLNDKVICVSVAPKQSHDFGATEKLTFKWMFPVNDVEIVDNTTSATLSRILTAGLNRGGSLKSNGSNGANGGSPFANSTLPGGVEGLSSRSPAAQVANGQADNLCSEMSTLMYDYEVISRIHDLVGSLKGSYKELNANTTRNVLNLIQGSIQRKDEEMAWVDSCCLTLNGRHKSGKEESFTFQTQTPAVKKEWITELRLAQLALDPNNSPAWERGGTHQQPVIHHQHHQQQQQQQQQHQHQHQHPHHPGSPENRQTTHEQQQLQEAVQQKQSRKMPLFVKAMPVYKSQHQTEVRCGCYYSIANDTRQSGNARRRHKQLNYLWMCSSDGTSSHITVLAQHPQQAGNLREAGAFDLFETQVSAMEFVKGLDQARGGGGTGSGGGLSGGAVREEPASLLDDLVWLGTDSRKILVYSARNPEQEEQLSSYSVPGAVQRILYHFDAVYVALAGAMVLIFRRGHDGAWQLRDPQIIRLGDSELPVPSLLPINMCIYASCGNRVYVMNALNGEIQRSFEVQHGASQQVNLMAHSGIGLWISLKNSTMLCLYHTETFKHLQDINIASSVLRSDGKKEQPLNNSAVYVTALMACKGLLWVGTNVGIAVTIPLPRLEGVPIISGGINMSCHAHFGPITFLLPLIPKVYPAYKPPTAVAPPVPSMGEDLQLPAIDADPKLDPLELDDTTVVVLRRDLAKEEAAPSSAEGGGGGGGGAATESVTPVSASPRCSKLDKQHSLDQSFTAKIRASLANSPAFHRKRFRDDPNRMSKTLPRGLGATGGAAAAAAAAGAGGAGAGTPGGSGNSDHGICDVYGLYGKLIFVKEDYDAEEGNQGNLMDMMYEGMRRSDPELAAIPGKVCTLDRRLRMKASRPRSLDLSNWSVDSKSSSLYTSSGSEESMGIKHFGGRSVSRNSSSASHKTSGTGSDLGNISENGLMTTADIHHHQQQQQQHQQQQQQQLQLNSTPKGSTPEEGRLGLDKPAAAAVATLKRKQKQNSKQQQQQSADGPRTVITLMGGRGYWRQMWYNTNSTSGSPSHKNSTGGGSGGGGSGSSAREAMQAGNGGGSCCSTLTANSNDAHIVVWEKKL, from the exons ATGATTATGCGCAGGGCCAGTGCCTGCACCATGGCCTCTACTGGTGGCCCAGGTGGTGGCGGCTCCCAACGGGAGGATGCCACCACGCCGGGTGAGTCGCCGGGCGGCCGGCTATCCCGTTGGTTCTCCATACGACGCGGATCCTCGCACCAGTACGATGTGGGCGGACGCGATGGTCGCCACTCTACAGCCTCCAGCTTCGACACGCCCGACTCTGGTTCGAGTGGGGGCAAGGGTGGCGGCCCTTTGGGCGGAGGAGAAGGCGGTAGAGGAGGTGCAGGCACCACTGAAGCTGCGCTGGACGCCGCCTCGGCCCAGAAATTGGCAAATTTCGGGGCCAGCAAAATGATGCCCGGAGTGCCAGAG tacGAGGATGACGGCGTCTCCACTGCCGATGGTAATCGCTTCAACATGGACCTGATGCTAACGCCGGCCAGTCGGGCCAATGGGACAGCTCGTACCACCCAGAATCGTCTCATTGTGCCAATGCTGCCCCCCGCCCCCGCCGGACtgtcccagcagcagctgaagcGGCGTCACATTGTGGCGGCCATCGTTCACAGTGAGAACTCGTATGTGGCCACCCTGCAGAGACTAGTCAAT GATTACAAGAAACCCCTGGAGGAGTGCAGTCCGCCCGTGCTGAATCCCGTGAAGATCGCCACCCTGTTCCATTGCCTGCCGGACATCTTGCACTCGCACAAGCTCTTTCGCATCTCCCTGGCCGAGTGTGTTCGCAACTGGGATCGAGACGAGAAGATTGGGGACTGCTTTGTGGGCGCCTTTGGTAAGCCGCAGCTCCTAGAGATCTACTCCGGCTTTATCAATAACTTTTCGGCCGCCATGGAGCTGGCCAAGATGGAGGAGAAGCGCAAATCGGCGCTGGCCGATTTCTTCAAGGTCAAACAGATCAGCGCCCACGATAGGCTGTCCTTTTTTGGGCTTATGGTGAAGCCTGTGCAGCGTTTCCCCCAGTTCATCCTGTTCCTGCAGGATCTGCTCAAGTACACGCCGCAGGGCCACCACGATCGCATGTCCCTGCAGCTGGCCCTGTCCCAGCTGGAGCTGCTCGCCGAGCTGCTGAACGAGAGCAAGCGGGAGGCGGAGCAGTACCAGGCCTTCAAGGAGATGCTGGGTCACATCTCGGGCACCTTCAATGCCCGCTCCCTTAGCCTGAGCAGCGTCAGTGTAAGCGACTCGTCGGGGGGCGGGCATGCGCGTCCCAGGTACCTGCTGCGCGAGGACAATGTCACCCACATGGAGTTCAACCAGGCGGGCTTCATGGTCAAGTGCAAGCAGCggcgcctgctcctgctcaaCGACAAGGTCATCTGTGTGTCGGTGGCGCCCAAGCAGTCGCACGACTTCGGGGCCACCGAGAAGCTCACCTTCAAGTGGATGTTCCCGGTCAACGATGTGGAGATTGTGGACAACACCACCTCGGCCACTCTGTCGAGGATTCTGACAGCAG GCCTCAATCGCGGCGGCAGCTTAAAGTCCAACGGCAGCAACGGTGCCAACGGTGGCAGTCCCTTTGCCAACAGCACCCTGCCGGGCGGCGTGGAGGGTCTCAGCTCTCGGTCGCCGGCCGCCCAGGTGGCCAACGGCCAGGCAGACAATCTGTGCAGCGAGATGAGCACCTTGATGTACGACTACGAGGTGATCTCGCGCATCCACGACCTGGTGGGCAGCCTGAAGGGCAGCTACAAGGAGCTAAACGCAAACACCACGCGCAACGTGCTCAACCTGATCCAGGGATCGATCCAGCGCAAGGACGAGGAGATGGCCTGGGTGGACTCGTGCTGCCTCACGCTAAACGGCCGCCACAAGTCTGGCAAGGAGGAGTCCTTCACATTCCAAACGCAAACGCCGGCGGTCAAAAAGGAGTGGATCACCGAGCTGCGTCTGGCCCAGCTGGCCCTCGATCCGAACAATTCGCCGGCCTGGGAGCGTGGCGGTACCCACCAGCAGCCAGTCattcatcatcagcatcatcagcagcagcagcaacagcagcagcagcatcagcatcagcaccagcaTCCACATCATCCGGGCTCGCCCGAGAACCGCCAGACAACacacgagcagcagcagctccaggaGGCCGTACAGCAGAAGCAGTCGCGCAAAATGCCGCTCTTTGTCAAGGCGATGCCAGTCTACAAGTCACAGCATCAAACCGAG GTGCGCTGTGGATGTTACTACAGCATCGCCAATGATACCAGGCAGAGCGGCAACGCCAGACGCCGGCACAAGCAGCTGAACTACCTGTGGATGTGCAGCAGCGACGGCACCTCCTCGCACATCACCGTCCTGGCCCAGCATCCCCAGCAGGCGGGCAACCTGCGGGAAGCCGGAGCCTTTGATTTATTCGAAACGCAGGTTTCGGCCATGGAATTTGTCAAGGGATTAGATCAggcgcgaggaggaggaggaactggATCAGGAGGAGGATTAAGCGGAGGGGCAGTGCGTGAGGAGCCCGCCAGCCTGCTGGACGATCTCGTGTGGCTGGGCACGGACAGTCGCAAGATCCTGGTCTATTCCGCAAGGAATCcagagcaggaggagcaactAAGCAGCTACTCGGTGCCGGGTGCCGTGCAGCGCATCCTCTACCATTTCGATGCCGTCTACGTGGCTTTGGCGGGGGCCATGGTCTTGATCTTTCGACGGGGCCACGACGGCGCCTGGCAGCTGCGAGATCCGCAGATTATTAGGCTGGGCGACTCGGAGCTGCCGGTGCCCAGCCTGCTGCCCATCAACATGTGCATTTATGCGTCCTGCGGCAACCGCGTCTACGTGATGAATGCCTTGAACGGCGAGATCCAGCGGAGCTTCGAGGTCCAGCACGGGGCCAGCCAGCAGGTGAACCTGATGGCCCACTCGGGCATCGGTCTGTGGATCTCGCTGAAGAACTCCACCATGCTGTGCCTGTACCACACGGAGACGTTCAAGCATCTGCAGGACATCAACATTGCCTCCAGTGTGCTGCGGAGCGACGGCAAGAAGGAGCAGCCGCTGAACAACAGCGCCGTCTATGTGACCGCCTTGATGGCCTGCAAGGGCCTGCTGTGGGTGGGCACCAACGTGGGCATTGCGGTGACCATACCCCTGCCCCGTCTTGAGGGCGTGCCCATCATCAGTGGCGGCATCAATATgtcctgccacgcccactttgGTCCCATCACCTTTCTGCTGCCGCTGATCCCGAAGGTCTATCCCGCCTACAAGCCGCCGACGGCCGTGGCTCCGCCAGTGCCCAGCATGGGCGAGGATCTGCAGCTGCCGGCCATCGATGCGGATCCCAAGCTGGATCCGCTGGAGCTGGATGACACGACGGTGGTGGTGCTGCGTCGTGACTTGGCCAAGGAAGAGGCGGCGCCATCGAGCGCAgagggaggcggcggcggcggcggtggagcaGCAACTGAATCGGTCACCCCAGTGTCGGCCTCGCCCCGCTGCTCCAAACTGGACAAGCAGCACTCCCTGGATCAGAGTTTCACGGCCAAGATCCGAGCCTCGCTGGCCAACTCGCCGGCCTTTCATCGCAAGCGTTTCCGCGATGATCCCAACAGGATGTCCAAGACCCTGCCGCGCGGCCTGGGCGCCactggaggagcagcagcagcagcagcagcagcgggagcgggaggagctggagcaggcaCTCCAGGCGGTTCAGGCAACAGCGATCATGGCATCTGCGATGTCTACGGCCTGTACGGGAAGCTGATATTCGTGAAGGAGGACTACGACGCGGAGGAGGGCAACCAGGGCAATCTCATGGACATGATGTACGAGGGTATGCGGCGATCCGATCCAGAATTGGCAGCCATACCGGGAAAGGTGTGCACACTGGATAGACGCCTGCGGATGAAGGCTTCGCGACCGAGATCCTTGGACCTGTCCAACTGGTCCGTGGACTCCAAGTCCTCCAGCCTGTACACCTCGTCGGGCAGCGAGGAGAGCATGGGCATCAAGCACTTTGGCGGCAGATCCGTCTCCCGGAACAGCAGCAGTGCCAGCCACAAGACCTCCGGCACGGGCAGTGACCTGGGCAATATATCGGAGAACGGGCTGATGACCACAGCGGACATAcaccatcaccagcagcagcagcagcagcatcagcaacagcagcagcagcagctccagttGAATAGCACGCCCAAGGGCAGCACTCCCGAGGAGGGCAGACTGGGACTGGACAAACCCGCTGCGGCCGCTGTGGCCACGCTGAAGCGCAAGCAGAAGCAGAActccaagcagcagcaacagcagagcGCCGACGGGCCCAGGACGGTGATCACTCTAATGGGCGGCCGGGGCTACTGGCGTCAGATGTGGTACAACACCAACTCGACCAGTGGATCGCCCAGTCACAAGAACAGCACTGGCGGCGGtagcggtggcggtggcagcgGGAGCAGCGCTCGCGAGGCCATGCAGGCgggcaacggcggcggcagtTGCTGCTCCACTCTGACGGCGAACTCCAACGATGCCCATATCGTGGTCTGGGAGAAGAAGTTATAA
- the LOC108083458 gene encoding uncharacterized protein — protein MDKQQPEADQKQRHRDRVIAEALDKIKVYVENGQEEAFIQIKPPQLTSFQMQAIDKNPLDGQDLMECDGVEASAVDRWNSNEVLELDLIKPEDREHLGKTLTDELTGENYMLLPMDIDILINSDILTTPCVVKEHIEDEQEEKANWHSFQLQPAEGDQHSQEPGSQYCRHEFKVPKLNLNFKLFLASTLEEAK, from the coding sequence ATGGATAAGCAGCAGCCAGAGGCAGATCAGAAGCAGAGGCATAGGGATCGAGTCATAGCCGAGGCCCTGGACAAAATCAAGGTGTATGTGGAAAATGGCCAGGAGGAGGCTTTCATTCAAATAAAGCCGCCACAGCTGACCAGCTTCCAAATGCAAGCCATTGACAAGAATCCTCTGGATGGCCAGGACCTAATGGAATGTGATGGAGTAGAGGCTTCAGCTGTCGATCGATGGAATAGTAACGAGGTGCTAGAGTTGGACCTCATCAAGCCGGAGGATAGGGAACACTTAGGAAAGACTCTAACTGACGAGCTCACTGGCGAAAATTATATGCTGTTGCCCATGGATATTGACATTCTGATTAATTCCGACATCCTCACAACTCCCTGTGTGGTAAAGGAGCACATCGAGGACGAGCAGGAGGAAAAGGCCAACTGGCACAGCTTCCAACTCCAACCTGCAGAGGGAGACCAGCATAGCCAGGAACCAGGCAGTCAGTATTGCAGGCATGAGTTTAAGGTTCCCAAACTCAATTTGAACTTTAAGCTTTTCCTAGCCTCAACATTGGAGGAAGCCAAGTAG